The genomic segment CGCCCACACCGACATCAAGCAGGCCCCGTGGTACGTGGTTGAAGCGGACGTGAAGAAACACGCGCGGCTGAACTGCATCAGCCATCTGCTGAGCCAGATCCCTTACGAGGACCTGACACCCGAACCCATCAAGCTGCCGAAACGCACGGATGCCGGCGCGTACGTCCGCCCGCCCATCACGGACCAGACCTTCGTCCCCGCTGTTTATCCCGGAAAGCACGAACAGTCTTGACCGAGTTTCACTTTCGGCGTCCGGTCACGGGATGCCCGTGCAAACGGATTAGTCCTGGAGCGCCGGCGCCACGTGGCGGCTGAAGCGCTCCATGGAGGCGAGGACCTTGTCCTGCTTGAGGCCGCCGAAGTGGAAGCAGAGGCCGATGTGGGTGGGGCCCACCACGTCGATGATGGCCTTGAGGTGCTCGATGCAGGTGTCGGGGCCGCCGAACACGCCGCGGTTGTCCTGCACCATGGCGTCGTAGCCCAGGCGCGCGTAGATCTTGTCCAGCATGGGCACTCGGGCGGGGTCGAGGCGCACCTCGTCGAGGGCGAACTCGCGCCAGCGGTGCCAGGCGTCCTCCACTTCGGCCCGGGCCTGGCCGTCGTCCTCGCCTACGTAGATGGGGTACATGACGAAGACGTCGTGGTCTTCCTCGGAGTACCCGGCTTCCCGCAGGGTTTCGAGATAGACTTCGATGCGCGGACGCTGCTCGGCGTTGCTGCCGATCCACGGCAGCGTCATGAGGTGGTAGCCGTGGCGGCCGATCATGCGGAAGTTGTCCAGGTCGCGGTTGGCAGTCACGTAGACGGGCGGGTGCGGCTGCTGGTGCGGCCTGGGCCGCACGGTCATGCCATGGTAGCTGAAGTACTCGCCGTCCCACTCCACGGTCTCCTCGGTCCAGGCCATGCGGATGACGTCCAGGGCTTCCACCATTCGCGGCTGCGCGGTGGGCCAGTCTTGCCCGTACACCTCGTACTCGTGGGGGCTCATGCCCCGGCCGGCGCCGAAGAGCAGGCGTCCGCCGGAGAGGAGATCGAGCATGGCGTAGTCCTCGGCGATCTGCAGCGGGTGGTGCATGGGCACGAGCGACACCGCGGAGCCAAGGCTCAGCCGGCGTGTGCGTTGCGAGGCGGCGGAAAGCAGCATCTGCGGGCTGGGCATCATGCCGCCGAAGAGCCGGAAGTGGTGCTCGGTGACCCACAGGCTGTCGAAGCCCAGGCTCTCGGCGGCGTCGATCTGTTCCAGCCAGCGAGCGTACAGTTCCCGCGAATCGCCGTCGAGTTCCGGGACGTAGGTGTTGAGCAGGTAGTATCCGAACTTCATGGCTATCCTTGGCTTTCCAGCGCCTTGAGCCTTTCCTTCAACACATCGAGGTCCGGCCCGATCGGCTCCAGTGCGTCGGTGGACAGGTCGACGCTGCCCACCTGCTTCAACCCGTGGCCGGTGACGTTGCACACCACCATGTCGTCGGCAGCGATGACGCCCTCGCCCCGCAGGCGGATGGCGGCGGCCAGGGACGTGGCGGCGGCGGGCTCGGCGAAGATGCCGGCCATGCGCGCCAGCAGCCCTTGAGCCGCGAGGATCTCCTCGTCCGACAGCGCCACGCCGGTGCCGCCGCTGGCGCGCACGGCGCGCAGCGCGCGCAGTCCCAGCGCATGCGGGTTGCCCACCTGGATGCTCTCGGCCACCGTGGCCCCCGCGCTCACCGGCTCCACGGTGGCGCTGCTGCTCTCCAGCGCGGCGACGATGGGCGCGGCGGCCGCGCTCTGGGCCGCCACCAGCCGGGGGAAGCGGTGCGCCCAGCCGAGGCCGTGCAGCTCCTGGTAGCCTTTCCACATGGCCACGAGGCCCGCGCCTCCGGCGGTGGGGTGGATGATCCACTGGGGCACGTGTTC from the Deltaproteobacteria bacterium genome contains:
- a CDS encoding LLM class flavin-dependent oxidoreductase; this encodes MKFGYYLLNTYVPELDGDSRELYARWLEQIDAAESLGFDSLWVTEHHFRLFGGMMPSPQMLLSAASQRTRRLSLGSAVSLVPMHHPLQIAEDYAMLDLLSGGRLLFGAGRGMSPHEYEVYGQDWPTAQPRMVEALDVIRMAWTEETVEWDGEYFSYHGMTVRPRPHQQPHPPVYVTANRDLDNFRMIGRHGYHLMTLPWIGSNAEQRPRIEVYLETLREAGYSEEDHDVFVMYPIYVGEDDGQARAEVEDAWHRWREFALDEVRLDPARVPMLDKIYARLGYDAMVQDNRGVFGGPDTCIEHLKAIIDVVGPTHIGLCFHFGGLKQDKVLASMERFSRHVAPALQD